CATTTTCACTATTTGTCTCATAGAAAATACGTGATAGACCATTAATATTATTTTTAAACCACTGATCAGAATTTAAAAACTCAAACACTGTTTCTGGTAATAACTCTACTTCTTTATTATGAAAATATAATTGTAGTTCCATCATTTCCTCCTTAAATTATAAAGTTACCGAGCACGTCGTTTACATCATGGACAACGACAAACGCAGATTCATCGTGTTTTTTAATGACACGTTTTAAACGTCCGAGCTGGTTTTTATTAATAACTACGTATAATACATCTTTGTTTTCTTGTGTATAATACCCGCGACCATGCATGATTGTCACACCGCGTTTAATATCGTTCGCCACGTGTTCAGCGAGCAACTCTGGTTTTGTTGAAATAATCGTCACTGCTTTTTTCGGGTTCATACCTTCAATGATAAAGTCCATCACTTTCGTAGCGATGTATAAAGCTATGACTGTCAGTAATACACGTTCTAACGGTACGACTGTTAAACCGATCGTCACAATGATTAAATCAAAGAATAGTAATGCATATGACACGTTAACATCTAAGTATTTGTTTGCAATACGCGCTAAAATTGTCGTTCCAGCAGTCGTCGAACCGACTCTAAATATTAAACCTATTCCCATACCGATTAAAATACCACCAAACACCATGTTTACGATGATATTCTCAAAATTGATTTGCCAATCTTCAGTTATCCATAACATGATTGACGTCATCGGTATTGTAAATATTGTATAATACATTGCTCTACGAGATAAAAACTTAAAGCCGATAGCTAATATCACAACGTTAATGAGTAAGTTCGTAAGGGCAGTAGACCAACCAAATGCATAGTAAAGTATGATTGATATACCGATAACCCCACCTTCAGCAAGGTGACCACCGATCATGAATGTATTAATCCCAATCGCAAAGACAAAAGAGCCGACGATGATAACAAACGCATTGATTAGCGTTTGAACAGTCCAATTTTTATTAAACGAAAGTTTTCGCTTATTAAAGTTTTCAACTTTTTTTCTGTTTTTTGCTATCATTTAATCGACTCCTTTTATTTTATATAACACTTTAATTTTATAAGATTTAATACGTTTATTCAATGACAGAACAGGATTAGATTCAATCAATCAACAATAGAAAGGATGAAATGAATGAAATCAATGACTCCGTTTTTAATGTTTGAAGGTCGAGCAGAAGAAGCAATTCAGTTTTATCAATCAGTTTTTAAAGATGTAGAGGTCGTTTTCATTAATTATTTTGAAAGTGGAGAAACGAAAGGCAAAGTGATGCAAAGCTTGATTACAATAAATGGTAATCCAGTCATTTTAAACGATGCGAATGTATCCGAAGCATCAAAATTTACACCGAGAATGAGTTTCTTTATTGAGTGTGACTCTATGGACGAATTAATTACGATTTATGACAAAATAAAGTCAAAAGGGTCTATATTAATGCCGTTAGAAGATTATGGCTTTAGCAGACAGTTTGCATGGGTCACAGATCCATTTGGTGTATCTTGGCAGATAAATTTAGTATAAAACAAAAAACCGAAGTCTTAGACTTCGGTTTTAATCTATTTACGTTCATAAAAATACGAATTAACCAAGTAATTTTGAGAAAATATTTGTAGATTTACGACTATTTCTTCTTTGTTTAATTGTTTTGTTGTTCAGAGCTTCTGCTTTAAACTCCTTGATACGTTGTTCAACTGGAATAATTTGAGTGCTATACAATGTTTTTTCCTCCTGTAATTTTTAATTTATTTCATGTGCTTGTTTTCTTTACTATGTACAGTATAGGCTTTATATCAACGTTTATCAAGGTTTTTGATTGTCATTTTTTAAAGTTTATATATTGATAATATTCAGTTATTTTAATATTGTTTATTTAATTTTGAAATATTTTTTCTAATCACTTGAGATTCAACTTGTTTTATACATACAAATGAATAAACATACGAATGATAACGATTTACAGTCTATTTTATAAGTTTTTTGATAATTAACACACATAAAAATTACAATTTACACTGAAATTTTAGTGTAAATTGTATTCGTTTTCCTAATTTTTGCATAAAAAATGAATGTGCTTTCACACATTCATTTCTTTTAGTTTTTATTTTTATTTTTAAATATCGCTGTACTGACGACGTGTGGTACTTCGTAAATATCTCCTTCAACGGACTTTTTTAACGTATCATTAATTTCTTTTAGTACAGACTCTTTACGGTGATCACTAAATCTTGAAAGCCATGATGACGTTCCAATACGTTTCAACCATTCTTCGTCCGTGAATTTTATTTTATAATCCTTTTTGAAAAGATTTGTTAAGTCGAATTTATGGTAATTAAAGTCACTGAACCATTCTACTGGGAAACTGTTAATCATTTGTATTGAATATTTCTTTGACCCTGCAGGTTCTAATTGATTATATTTTGCATTTGCACGAATGATTTTCATCGTTTCTTTCATCATCGAGTTATTTACTCTAAACCCTAAATCTGAAATAATCATCAAGCCGTTTGGTTTTAAAAGTCGCTTTACCTCTCTAACCGCTTCATTTGAATCAAAATACTGCCATGCACGTAATGCAAAAATAATGTCATAATCGTTTTCTCTTAAATGCGTGTTTTCTGCAAATCCGTCATGGAATTTAACGTTGTCACCACGCGTATAATCGATTCCCATTTTTCTAAATATTTCACTCGGCTCTAATGCGTCTACTGTCGCACCTTCGTCAGACAGCATTTTAGATAAAAATCCAGGGCCTGCACCGAGGTCTAAAATTTTCTTACCTTTAAAATCTATACCGAGTTGTTTTATGCCATCTAATAATTCCTTTGGTATGTCGTTACGACTTTTAAAGTATTCTTCTTCAAACGTTTTTAGTTTATAATCCATTTTTTATCCGCCCTTTTCTATCAAACTATTTAATTGTATTCTATACGTAAATAACTGTATGATAAATAAATAATTGTTTTTTAATTAATATGGAGTGAATATTTTATGTCTAAGCCATTACTCGCAATTACACTCATAGCGTTGATGATTTTAATATTCTACTGGGGAGTGACATTTGTCGTACCGAGTTTCGGTTTCCCAAGAATCGTTGCATTATCTATTATATTAGGAAGTGTGGCAGGTTTCTACATATATACTATTATTGATAATAATTATCTCGATTAAAAATATATGGAGGGGAAATTATGACACAAACGAACGAAAAGCCAGATTATCGTTTAATTATCATTTTAATTAGTGGTGCGTTTATCGCATTTTTATCAAATACATTTTTAAACGTCGCATTACCATCGATTAAAAATGACTTTGGCATTTCAACGAGTAGCGTTCAGTGGGTATCGACGTCTTATATGCTCGTTGCTGGAATCATCATTCCGATGACAGCTTACTTTATGAACCGCTTTAGCGCGAAGAAAATATTTTTAAGTTCAATGGGATTATTTTTAATCGGGACTTCACTTGCAGGATTTTCAGTGACATTTCCGATGCTCATCGCAGGACGTATGATCCAAGCGACAGGTTCTTCAATACTCATGCCGCTTCTAATGAATACTTTAATTAGAAGTTACCCACCTGAAAAACGTGGAACAGCTATGGGGATGTTCAGTTTAGTCATGTTCTTCGCCCCTGCAATTGGTCCGACGCTATCAGGTGTCATCATTCAACGTTATGACTGGCATGTTTTATTTTTAATGATGATACCGATCTTAATCTTACTTTTAATTTCTGGTTATGTTTTACTACCTAACGTTTTACTAAATAAAAAAGCTGTCATGGACGTTCCATCCGTTATTATGTCAACGATAGGATTCGGTGCATTATTATATGGACTTGTATCTGCTGGAGACCATAAATTACTTTCTATTCAAACATTTGGTCCAATTATCATTGGTGTTGTTGTCATTTACTTTTACGTGATGCGACAAATGAAATTAGACGTTCCGATGTTAAACTTTAGAGTATATAAATATCGTATGTATTTACTCGGAACGATCATTAGTGCTGCAACGAATATGGGACTATTTGCAGGTATGATTTTAGTCCCAATCTTTTTACAAGATATACAACATCGTTCGCCACTTGAAACAGGGTTACTCATGTTACCCGGTGCGTTAATTTTAGGACTTCTGTCCCCTGTATCTGGTAAATTATTTGATATGTATGGCCCTAAAGGAATGGCAATTATCGGTCTTACACTTGCGACTGTAACAACAGCGTTTTTAGGTCGACTTACAATAGATACTAGTTTTTCATACATTTTAACGATTTACGTCATTCGTGCGTTTGGTATGACTCTCGTTAACACACCAGTTATGACAAATGGTATGAACGACTTGCCACGTGATTTAACCCCAGATGGATCTTCTCTAAACTCTATGCAAAACCAAGTATCTGGAGCTGTTGGTATCGCCTTACTTATTTCCATCATGCAAGGATACGTTAATTTTAATTTAAATAAACTAGACGTTGTGACACCTGAAATTGAAAACCAAATTACAATTGAGGGCATTAACTTAGCATTTAACGTCGGTGCTGTATTTATGGGAATAGGGCTCATCACTGCGTTTTTCTTAAAACGTGTGACGAGTGAAGATATGATGAAAAACGCAACGTACGCTGCACGTCCTGTTGACGATGGACGAAAAAAAATCCGTAAAGAAGATTAATCTTCTTTACGGATTTTTTATTTTTGGGCGATACGTTTAACAATTTCTATAATCGTTTCTGTCGCTTTTTCTAAATCATTGACTGACGTAAACTCGTATCTACCATGCATGTTTTCAGTTCCTGTGAAGATGTTTGGTGTTGGAAGTCCCATAAAAGATAGCTGAGAACCGTCTGTTCCGCCACGTACTGGTTGAATGACAGGCGAGATACCGAGTGATTTCATTGCTTCTTGAGCAATTTCTACGATATAAAACTTAGGCTCAATTTTCTCTTTCATATTGTAATATTGATCTTCTAGTTCTAATCTTACGTTTTGTGAGCCGTACGTATCTTGATATTTCTCTACAATTTTCTTCATCGTTTCTTTTCGATTTTCAAAATTATCTCTATCAAAGTCACGAATAATATACTCTAATTCAGTTTCGTCTGTTGAACCGTTAATTGTGAGTAAATGGAAAAATCCTTCATACCCTTCACTACATTCTGGAGTATCTTCAGGGTCGAACTCTAAAGCAAATTTAGAAGCGATTGTTAAACTATTGATCATTTTATCTTTCGCAGTACCTGGGTGAATGTTTTTACCTTTAATAATTACTTTCGCACCTGCAGCGTTAAAGCTTTCGTATTGAAGTTCACCAACTGGCCCACCGTCAATTGTATATGCAAAGTCTGCATTAAATTTCTCGACGTCAAACTTATGAGGTCCACGACCTATTTCTTCATCTGGCGTAAACGCGATACGGATATCACCGTGCTCGATATCGCTATTTAAAATCGCTTCAGCGGCAGTGACGATTGCAGTAATACCTGCTTTGTCGTCTCCTCCTAAAAGTGTTGTACCGTCTGTTGTAATAAGTGTATGACCAACATAATTGTTTAAGTTCGGAAACTCTTTTACAGTCATGACGATATCTTGTGATCTATTTAAAATGATGTCGCCACCTTTATACTGAACGACTTGTGGGTTAACGTTTGTTCCTGTAAAGTCTGTCGCTGTATCAACGTGTGCTAAAAAACCAACTGTTTCAGCATCGACATTACCAGGTATTGTTGCAAATAAATACCCATTATCGTCGAGAGTAATATCAGATAAACCAATTTCTTCTAACTCTTCTTTTAACATATGTAAAAGATCCCACTGCTTACTCGTAGAAGGCGTCGTTTTACTTGAAGCGTCGGACTGAGTGTCTACTTTTGCATATCTAATGAGTCTTTCTGTAAGTTGTTCTTTCATAGTAATCTCCCTTATCCATGTAATTTATCGAAAATTAAA
Above is a genomic segment from Nosocomiicoccus massiliensis containing:
- the pepT gene encoding peptidase T; protein product: MKEQLTERLIRYAKVDTQSDASSKTTPSTSKQWDLLHMLKEELEEIGLSDITLDDNGYLFATIPGNVDAETVGFLAHVDTATDFTGTNVNPQVVQYKGGDIILNRSQDIVMTVKEFPNLNNYVGHTLITTDGTTLLGGDDKAGITAIVTAAEAILNSDIEHGDIRIAFTPDEEIGRGPHKFDVEKFNADFAYTIDGGPVGELQYESFNAAGAKVIIKGKNIHPGTAKDKMINSLTIASKFALEFDPEDTPECSEGYEGFFHLLTINGSTDETELEYIIRDFDRDNFENRKETMKKIVEKYQDTYGSQNVRLELEDQYYNMKEKIEPKFYIVEIAQEAMKSLGISPVIQPVRGGTDGSQLSFMGLPTPNIFTGTENMHGRYEFTSVNDLEKATETIIEIVKRIAQK
- a CDS encoding VOC family protein, whose product is MKSMTPFLMFEGRAEEAIQFYQSVFKDVEVVFINYFESGETKGKVMQSLITINGNPVILNDANVSEASKFTPRMSFFIECDSMDELITIYDKIKSKGSILMPLEDYGFSRQFAWVTDPFGVSWQINLV
- a CDS encoding MDR family MFS transporter, whose protein sequence is MTQTNEKPDYRLIIILISGAFIAFLSNTFLNVALPSIKNDFGISTSSVQWVSTSYMLVAGIIIPMTAYFMNRFSAKKIFLSSMGLFLIGTSLAGFSVTFPMLIAGRMIQATGSSILMPLLMNTLIRSYPPEKRGTAMGMFSLVMFFAPAIGPTLSGVIIQRYDWHVLFLMMIPILILLLISGYVLLPNVLLNKKAVMDVPSVIMSTIGFGALLYGLVSAGDHKLLSIQTFGPIIIGVVVIYFYVMRQMKLDVPMLNFRVYKYRMYLLGTIISAATNMGLFAGMILVPIFLQDIQHRSPLETGLLMLPGALILGLLSPVSGKLFDMYGPKGMAIIGLTLATVTTAFLGRLTIDTSFSYILTIYVIRAFGMTLVNTPVMTNGMNDLPRDLTPDGSSLNSMQNQVSGAVGIALLISIMQGYVNFNLNKLDVVTPEIENQITIEGINLAFNVGAVFMGIGLITAFFLKRVTSEDMMKNATYAARPVDDGRKKIRKED
- a CDS encoding class I SAM-dependent methyltransferase, producing MDYKLKTFEEEYFKSRNDIPKELLDGIKQLGIDFKGKKILDLGAGPGFLSKMLSDEGATVDALEPSEIFRKMGIDYTRGDNVKFHDGFAENTHLRENDYDIIFALRAWQYFDSNEAVREVKRLLKPNGLMIISDLGFRVNNSMMKETMKIIRANAKYNQLEPAGSKKYSIQMINSFPVEWFSDFNYHKFDLTNLFKKDYKIKFTDEEWLKRIGTSSWLSRFSDHRKESVLKEINDTLKKSVEGDIYEVPHVVSTAIFKNKNKN
- a CDS encoding YitT family protein, whose translation is MIAKNRKKVENFNKRKLSFNKNWTVQTLINAFVIIVGSFVFAIGINTFMIGGHLAEGGVIGISIILYYAFGWSTALTNLLINVVILAIGFKFLSRRAMYYTIFTIPMTSIMLWITEDWQINFENIIVNMVFGGILIGMGIGLIFRVGSTTAGTTILARIANKYLDVNVSYALLFFDLIIVTIGLTVVPLERVLLTVIALYIATKVMDFIIEGMNPKKAVTIISTKPELLAEHVANDIKRGVTIMHGRGYYTQENKDVLYVVINKNQLGRLKRVIKKHDESAFVVVHDVNDVLGNFII